In the Methylomonas rhizoryzae genome, one interval contains:
- a CDS encoding prepilin peptidase translates to MLVETLQQSMLMLVSLTFVLGLMIGSFLNVVVYRLPLMMQKAWRRDCLEYLELPPEQDAEAFNLIWPGSRCPSCRAEIKPHQNIPILSYLLLRGKCANCSAHITWRYPLLEAFTAISSAMVALHFGYGIALAFALLLTWSLIALSVIDIDHQLLPDSITLPLLWLGLLLSLFSLYADSHSAIIGAIAGYLSLWSIYWLFKLLTGKEGMGYGDFKLLALLGAWLGWQFLPLIIVLASFVGALIGVVSIVLKRQDISRPIPFGPYLAGAGWLALIYGREINQFYLGITGL, encoded by the coding sequence ATGTTAGTCGAAACCTTGCAGCAATCCATGCTAATGCTGGTGAGCCTGACATTCGTGTTGGGCTTAATGATTGGTAGCTTTTTGAATGTCGTAGTTTATCGGCTCCCGCTGATGATGCAAAAGGCTTGGCGCAGAGATTGTCTGGAGTATTTGGAGTTACCGCCGGAACAGGATGCCGAGGCTTTCAACTTGATTTGGCCTGGCTCGCGTTGTCCAAGTTGCCGAGCCGAAATCAAACCGCATCAAAATATTCCTATCTTGAGTTATCTTTTGCTTCGCGGTAAATGCGCCAATTGCTCCGCACACATTACTTGGCGTTATCCATTATTAGAGGCTTTTACCGCGATTTCGTCCGCTATGGTTGCCCTTCATTTTGGATACGGAATAGCGCTGGCATTTGCTTTATTGCTGACCTGGAGTCTAATCGCGTTAAGTGTTATCGACATAGATCACCAATTACTACCGGATTCCATCACCCTGCCACTGCTCTGGTTAGGCTTATTGCTAAGTTTGTTTTCCCTTTATGCCGACAGTCACAGCGCCATTATCGGAGCGATAGCCGGTTATCTAAGCCTTTGGAGTATTTACTGGCTATTCAAATTGCTTACCGGGAAAGAAGGTATGGGGTATGGCGACTTTAAGTTGTTGGCGTTGTTGGGAGCTTGGTTAGGTTGGCAATTTTTGCCGTTGATCATTGTGCTTGCATCGTTCGTTGGCGCGCTTATCGGCGTTGTTTCGATAGTGTTGAAACGACAGGATATTAGCCGACCCATCCCATTTGGCCCTTATCTGGCGGGGGCCGGCTGGTTGGCGCTAATTTACGGTAGGGAAATCAACCAATTCTACCTAGGTATTACAGGTTTATAG
- a CDS encoding type II secretion system F family protein, with amino-acid sequence MAKESDQIDFLWEGLDKQGKKTGGLFSAKSEAVARTELRKSGVRVIKIKPKPKPLFGPKKQKITSADIAVFARQLATMLEAGVPLVQSFDIIGKGHDNASMSEMLLSIKADIEGGDTLAQALAKKNLYFDDLFCNLVNAGEQAGVLESLLDKIATYKEKTESIRKKVKKALTYPIAVLVVACIVTAVLLIFVVPVFEDLFKGFGADLPAFTQFVIELSRWIQEWWWAIVGVIGASGYTFSFFKKRSRPFNHFLDRTLLKIPVVGMILEKSAIARFARTLSTMSAAGVPLVEALVSVAGACGNILFYDGVMKMRDDVATGQQLQFSMIQTGLFPNMVIQMVAIGEESGSIDSMLDKVADFYEEEVDNLVDNLSSLMEPIIMSVLGVLVGGLIVAMYLPIFKLGAAVG; translated from the coding sequence ATGGCAAAAGAAAGCGATCAAATTGATTTTCTTTGGGAGGGCTTGGATAAACAAGGCAAAAAGACCGGGGGGCTTTTTAGCGCTAAAAGTGAAGCGGTTGCACGGACGGAGTTAAGAAAGTCCGGGGTTAGGGTCATTAAAATCAAGCCCAAGCCAAAGCCGTTGTTCGGGCCCAAAAAACAGAAAATAACCAGTGCTGATATTGCGGTTTTTGCCCGGCAATTAGCCACTATGTTGGAAGCTGGAGTGCCCTTGGTGCAATCTTTCGACATTATCGGCAAAGGTCACGATAACGCGAGTATGTCTGAAATGTTGTTGTCCATTAAGGCCGATATTGAAGGTGGCGATACCTTAGCGCAGGCACTGGCTAAAAAGAATCTATATTTCGACGATTTGTTTTGCAATCTGGTGAACGCAGGCGAGCAAGCCGGTGTGTTGGAATCGTTATTGGATAAGATTGCAACCTACAAAGAAAAAACCGAGTCCATTCGTAAAAAAGTAAAAAAGGCTTTAACTTATCCGATAGCCGTCTTGGTGGTTGCGTGCATTGTGACTGCGGTGCTTTTAATTTTTGTGGTACCGGTTTTCGAAGATTTGTTTAAAGGGTTTGGCGCCGACTTGCCCGCTTTTACGCAATTCGTCATTGAATTGTCCCGATGGATACAAGAATGGTGGTGGGCTATTGTCGGTGTGATAGGAGCTTCCGGTTACACCTTTAGTTTTTTTAAAAAACGCTCTCGGCCTTTTAATCACTTTTTGGATAGAACGTTGTTGAAAATACCCGTGGTGGGAATGATTTTGGAAAAATCCGCTATTGCGCGGTTTGCCAGGACGCTATCGACCATGTCCGCCGCAGGTGTTCCTCTGGTAGAAGCGTTGGTTTCCGTTGCAGGAGCGTGCGGTAACATTTTGTTCTACGACGGCGTGATGAAAATGCGCGATGACGTGGCAACCGGTCAGCAATTGCAATTCTCTATGATTCAGACGGGGTTATTTCCTAATATGGTGATCCAAATGGTAGCCATTGGCGAAGAGTCCGGTTCCATCGATAGTATGTTGGATAAAGTTGCCGATTTCTACGAAGAGGAGGTGGATAATTTGGTCGATAATCTCAGCAGTTTGATGGAACCTATCATTATGTCGGTGCTCGGGGTTTTAGTCGGGGGGCTTATCGTGGCGATGTATTTGCCTATTTTCAAATTGGGGGCGGCGGTTGGTTAG
- the pilB gene encoding type IV-A pilus assembly ATPase PilB — MVTAPPNIHFSGLAKCLVQQGLLTEDAAAVAAQEAQKQKQPLVTYLVANKQVDSRTIAKLASSEFGVPLLDLDAVDLTSIPVKLVSEKLIRQHHALPLFKRGNRLFIATADPTNFQALDEIKFHTRLNTENILVEEDKLVRCIDAALEAVDTTMGNLLDEDLDNIDISGGDEKPAEDVSSSDIDEAPIVRFVNKILLDSIKKGVSDIHLEPFEKRFRIRFRADGILAEIASPPIGIANRIISRIKVMSKMDIAERRVPQDGRIKMQLSKTRAIDFRVNTCPTLFGEKVVLRILDPTSAQIGIEKLGFEPAQQKYFLDAIHKPYGMVLVTGPTGSGKTVSLYTGLNLLNSVERNISTAEDPVEITVEGINQVNVNPKAGLTFAEALKAFLRQDPDVIMVGEIRDIETASIAVKAAQTGHLVLSTLHTNDAPQTINRLVQMGIEPFNIVSAVNLIMAQRLARRLCEHCKKEADFPANVWLAAGFNEEEIGTFKLYEPVGCEHCNNGYKGRVGIYQVLPISEKMRALILRGGNSMEMAELAKSEGINDLRASGLLKVRQGITSLEEVDRVTKD, encoded by the coding sequence ATGGTGACGGCTCCTCCTAACATCCATTTTAGTGGCTTAGCAAAATGTTTAGTCCAACAAGGCTTGCTAACCGAAGACGCTGCAGCTGTAGCCGCACAAGAGGCCCAAAAACAAAAACAACCACTGGTAACCTATCTGGTTGCCAACAAGCAAGTCGATAGTCGAACTATCGCCAAATTAGCGTCTAGCGAATTTGGGGTGCCACTGCTGGATCTGGACGCAGTTGACCTCACGTCGATTCCGGTCAAATTAGTCAGCGAAAAACTAATTCGTCAACATCATGCGTTACCTCTATTCAAACGCGGTAACCGTTTGTTTATTGCAACTGCAGATCCTACAAATTTCCAGGCTCTGGATGAAATCAAGTTTCATACGCGGTTAAATACCGAAAATATTCTCGTCGAAGAAGATAAGTTAGTCCGTTGTATCGATGCTGCTTTGGAAGCGGTTGATACGACAATGGGGAATTTACTTGACGAAGATTTAGATAATATCGATATTTCCGGCGGCGATGAAAAGCCGGCGGAAGACGTATCGTCTTCCGACATCGACGAGGCGCCGATCGTTCGTTTCGTCAATAAAATTCTATTGGATTCGATAAAAAAAGGGGTTTCCGACATCCACTTAGAGCCGTTCGAAAAGCGATTCAGGATCCGATTTCGCGCGGACGGTATCCTTGCTGAAATCGCAAGCCCACCAATCGGGATCGCTAACCGAATTATTTCCCGCATCAAAGTCATGTCGAAAATGGATATTGCAGAACGCCGTGTGCCGCAGGACGGGCGGATCAAAATGCAATTATCGAAGACGCGAGCCATTGATTTTCGGGTAAATACCTGTCCGACTTTGTTTGGCGAAAAGGTTGTATTGAGGATCCTCGATCCTACCAGTGCGCAAATCGGGATAGAAAAATTGGGCTTTGAACCCGCGCAACAAAAATATTTTTTAGACGCCATACATAAGCCATATGGAATGGTTTTGGTTACAGGGCCCACCGGTAGTGGTAAGACGGTTTCCTTGTATACGGGGCTAAACTTGCTGAATAGCGTCGAACGAAATATTTCCACTGCAGAAGATCCGGTCGAAATTACAGTGGAGGGTATTAATCAGGTAAACGTCAATCCCAAGGCAGGACTAACTTTTGCCGAAGCGCTAAAAGCATTTTTACGTCAAGACCCGGACGTTATAATGGTGGGCGAAATTAGGGATATAGAGACTGCAAGTATTGCGGTAAAAGCCGCGCAAACGGGACACTTAGTGTTGTCCACTCTGCACACCAACGATGCTCCGCAGACAATCAACCGCTTGGTGCAAATGGGCATAGAGCCGTTCAATATCGTATCCGCCGTCAATTTAATTATGGCACAACGTTTAGCGAGAAGGTTGTGCGAACATTGCAAAAAGGAAGCCGATTTTCCTGCAAATGTTTGGTTAGCGGCTGGTTTTAACGAGGAGGAGATCGGTACATTCAAATTATACGAGCCGGTCGGTTGCGAACATTGTAACAACGGGTATAAAGGTAGGGTGGGGATTTACCAAGTGTTGCCCATCAGTGAAAAAATGCGGGCGTTAATTCTTCGCGGCGGAAATTCGATGGAGATGGCTGAATTGGCAAAATCCGAAGGTATCAACGATTTACGGGCTTCCGGTTTGTTGAAAGTGCGGCAAGGTATTACCTCGCTGGAAGAAGTCGACCGCGTAACCAAGGACTAA
- a CDS encoding response regulator, which yields MNEQEISTLDIYLVEPSHTQALIIKQHLRSCGIESVTDISTGSELLAQLKHGRPDLIISSMYLPDMTGVDLVHAIRKDSESYDMAYLLISSETNIKYLEPIRQAGAIAILPKPFTQGELETALYATVEYLHPQKLYIQHFDIEDLQVLLVDDSEFSLKYIRKVLSNIGIERVMTASNGKQGLQLYREYYFDLIVTDYHMPEMDGVQMVQAMRKDFERAMVPIMMVTSEQNQNRLAAIEKAGVSAILDKPFEPGSVKRLIMQLLG from the coding sequence ATGAACGAACAGGAAATTTCCACGCTGGATATTTATTTAGTCGAGCCTTCGCATACCCAAGCTCTCATTATCAAACAACATTTACGAAGTTGTGGAATTGAGTCGGTAACAGATATAAGCACTGGAAGTGAATTATTGGCACAATTGAAGCATGGTAGACCTGATTTAATTATTAGTAGTATGTATTTGCCCGATATGACGGGCGTGGATTTAGTCCACGCTATAAGAAAGGACAGCGAGTCTTACGATATGGCTTATTTGCTGATTTCGAGCGAAACAAACATTAAGTATCTTGAACCGATAAGACAGGCTGGTGCGATTGCTATATTACCTAAACCCTTTACTCAGGGAGAGTTGGAAACGGCCTTATATGCTACAGTGGAATATCTACATCCTCAAAAGCTATATATACAACACTTTGATATAGAAGATTTGCAGGTATTATTAGTGGATGACAGCGAGTTTTCACTTAAATACATTCGCAAGGTATTGAGCAATATTGGAATAGAACGTGTAATGACTGCTTCCAATGGCAAACAAGGTCTGCAACTTTACCGAGAATATTATTTCGATTTGATAGTTACCGATTACCATATGCCTGAAATGGACGGTGTGCAGATGGTTCAGGCTATGCGGAAGGATTTTGAACGAGCCATGGTACCTATTATGATGGTAACGAGTGAGCAAAATCAAAATCGATTAGCGGCAATCGAAAAAGCAGGTGTATCGGCGATCTTGGACAAGCCCTTTGAGCCGGGTTCGGTAAAGCGCTTAATTATGCAGTTGTTGGGGTAG
- a CDS encoding HDOD domain-containing protein → MKRHDSLSTLPQSLEEWVYTLQVEKMPIFSHTAGQIYSALDDNNKGAMELASIILQDPNLTAKLLKISNSPYYNPSRQKIGTVSRAIVIMGMQLIRELTLACSFFESILSSANKECANREIAKAIHSAVQARELAVSMGDKSPEEVFVAALLMNVGKVAFWCSNSPAAAKIQELLKVGVNSLDAEKRVLGFTLEELGGKLNQSWRLGGLIEAAMTNKDTNDIRVKLVRLSEKLCGALEIGEESKELMDCVQELAGLSDLSKEQVKAKVSLSTLKAVEIAQQFGAHDASKYISKESIAVTEIEPKISETQFDYKNLQLQILQEIALHVSGAIDINILLEMVLEGVHRGVNMDRTLFMILNKNRTSVIEKISLGWSKLSGSNKIQFTNEESGRNILFHGLESKNGFWAKPQEHPSLYTAQIVKHMGKHECFVFPVQIEMKPIGLIYCDRGVHHRPLTIEDFSIVNHFVKQVQIGLTLYRIRH, encoded by the coding sequence ATGAAGCGGCATGACTCTTTATCCACGCTCCCGCAGAGCCTAGAGGAATGGGTCTATACATTACAAGTTGAAAAAATGCCGATTTTTTCCCATACCGCAGGACAAATTTATTCGGCATTAGACGACAACAATAAAGGGGCTATGGAGTTGGCTTCTATAATTTTGCAGGATCCAAATCTAACTGCTAAGTTGCTAAAAATAAGCAATAGCCCTTATTACAACCCCTCGAGACAAAAGATAGGCACTGTGTCTCGAGCGATTGTCATTATGGGTATGCAATTGATCAGGGAGCTGACGCTGGCATGTTCTTTTTTTGAGTCAATATTATCATCGGCTAATAAGGAATGTGCAAATCGAGAAATCGCAAAGGCAATTCATTCCGCTGTGCAGGCTAGAGAGTTAGCCGTATCAATGGGAGATAAATCGCCCGAGGAAGTGTTTGTCGCTGCTTTGTTGATGAATGTTGGAAAAGTCGCTTTTTGGTGCTCGAATAGTCCTGCTGCTGCGAAAATTCAAGAGTTACTTAAGGTCGGTGTTAATTCTTTGGATGCTGAGAAAAGAGTTTTGGGATTCACTCTGGAGGAATTGGGCGGTAAATTAAATCAATCATGGCGACTTGGTGGATTAATAGAGGCGGCTATGACGAACAAAGATACTAACGATATTAGAGTTAAATTGGTAAGGCTAAGTGAAAAGCTTTGCGGGGCTTTAGAAATCGGGGAAGAGTCTAAAGAATTAATGGATTGTGTGCAAGAATTGGCTGGTCTATCGGATTTGTCCAAAGAGCAAGTTAAAGCTAAAGTTAGTTTGAGTACTTTAAAAGCAGTTGAAATTGCTCAGCAATTTGGAGCTCATGATGCTTCGAAATATATTAGTAAAGAATCAATAGCTGTAACGGAAATCGAGCCTAAAATATCGGAAACACAGTTTGATTATAAGAATCTGCAATTACAGATATTACAAGAAATCGCGTTGCACGTTAGTGGGGCAATCGATATAAATATATTACTAGAAATGGTATTGGAGGGTGTTCATAGAGGCGTTAACATGGATAGGACGCTGTTTATGATATTAAATAAAAATAGGACCTCAGTAATAGAGAAAATATCGTTAGGATGGAGCAAGCTTAGCGGTTCTAACAAGATTCAGTTTACAAACGAGGAGTCTGGTCGAAACATCCTTTTTCATGGATTAGAAAGTAAAAACGGTTTTTGGGCCAAACCGCAAGAACACCCATCGCTTTATACGGCACAAATTGTAAAGCATATGGGTAAACATGAGTGCTTTGTATTTCCGGTGCAAATCGAAATGAAACCAATCGGATTGATTTATTGTGATAGAGGTGTGCACCATCGGCCATTGACGATAGAAGACTTCTCGATCGTTAATCACTTCGTAAAACAAGTGCAAATTGGTTTGACACTATACCGAATCCGACATTGA
- a CDS encoding valine--tRNA ligase, giving the protein MDKIYSPHAIEQRWYQVWEEAGYFAANRNGSSYCIMIPPPNVTGSLHMGHAFQDTIMDALSRYHRMKGCNTLWQPGTDHAGIATQMVVERLINAEGKTRHEFGRDKFVDKIWEWKKQSGGMITRQLRRMGSSLDWAKERFTMDEGMSDAVREVFIQLYEEGLIYRGKRLVNWDPVLHTAVSDLEVLSAEENGSMWHLRYPLSNGSRYLVVATTRPETMLGDSAVAVHPGDERYKHLIGELVELPLTGRLIPIIADEYVDPEFGSGCVKITPAHDFNDYEVWGRHKQTLAISEQPYGGLINVFTPDATIRDNDEYQIIPSGYIGLDRFEARKQIVADLSAQNLLEKIVDHKLMVPRGDRTGAVIEPYLTNQWYVKIAPLAGPAIEAVESGRIKFVPDNWKNTYFEWMRNIQDWCISRQIWWGHRVPAWYDGKGNIYVGRSESEIRERHNLSHDYPLQQDGDVLDTWFSSALWPFSTLGWPNKTPELAEHYPTSVLVTGFDIIFFWVARMIMMGLKFMGDVPFREVYIHGLVRDAEGQKMSKSKGNVLDPIDIIDGIDIETLVKKRTTGLMQPRDAPKIEIATRKQFPNGIPSYGTDALRFTFASLASTGRDIRFDLQRTEGYRNFCNKLWNAARYVLMNTAGEENAANNVDCRYSQADRWILSRLNRTIGVTRDAIDQYRFDLAAQAIYEFTWNEYCDWYLELAKITLQAEDELLRRGTRQTLVSVFECLLRLTHPIMPFITEEIWQRIAPLAGIKAPTIMLQPYPEADNYLLDNEAEIHISWVMDFLLAVRRIRGEMNIAPGKPLDILLENVTEKDHELLLANSDYLLKLGRLANITILELNENAPEAAIALIGELRVLIPIAGLIDKSAELARLEKEIQRIEKELPRIEGKLANTSFVEKAPVEVIVKEREKLATLKLSHAGLLEQVIKIRSL; this is encoded by the coding sequence ATGGATAAAATTTATTCGCCTCATGCAATAGAACAACGTTGGTATCAAGTATGGGAAGAAGCAGGATACTTTGCTGCGAACCGCAATGGGAGTTCTTATTGCATCATGATTCCACCACCGAATGTGACCGGTAGCTTGCACATGGGGCATGCGTTTCAGGACACAATAATGGATGCGTTGAGTCGATACCATAGAATGAAAGGTTGCAATACTCTATGGCAACCCGGAACAGATCATGCCGGAATAGCAACGCAAATGGTCGTGGAGAGATTGATAAACGCAGAAGGGAAGACGCGTCATGAGTTTGGTAGGGATAAATTCGTAGATAAAATCTGGGAGTGGAAAAAGCAATCCGGCGGAATGATTACTCGCCAACTAAGGCGAATGGGGTCTTCGCTCGATTGGGCAAAAGAGCGGTTCACGATGGACGAAGGAATGTCCGATGCCGTCAGAGAAGTATTTATTCAATTGTACGAAGAGGGTCTTATATATCGCGGTAAACGCCTAGTAAATTGGGATCCTGTATTACATACGGCAGTTTCGGATTTGGAAGTTCTGTCGGCAGAAGAAAATGGCTCAATGTGGCATCTTCGTTATCCATTATCCAACGGCTCCAGATACTTGGTGGTGGCGACAACACGGCCGGAAACGATGTTGGGCGATTCTGCCGTTGCTGTGCATCCAGGTGATGAGCGCTATAAACATTTAATTGGCGAGTTGGTAGAATTACCGCTGACCGGAAGACTTATTCCTATTATTGCAGATGAATACGTCGATCCTGAGTTTGGTTCGGGCTGCGTCAAAATTACTCCTGCACATGATTTCAACGATTACGAAGTGTGGGGGCGTCATAAGCAAACACTGGCAATATCTGAACAACCTTATGGCGGATTGATTAATGTTTTTACGCCCGATGCGACCATACGCGATAACGACGAATACCAGATTATTCCATCAGGCTACATCGGGTTAGATCGCTTTGAAGCTAGGAAGCAAATCGTTGCCGATTTGTCGGCACAGAATTTATTGGAAAAAATAGTTGATCATAAGCTTATGGTGCCACGCGGGGATAGGACGGGAGCTGTTATTGAGCCGTACTTAACTAATCAATGGTACGTCAAAATTGCACCGTTAGCAGGGCCCGCTATAGAAGCAGTAGAGTCCGGCCGAATAAAATTCGTACCGGATAACTGGAAAAATACCTATTTCGAATGGATGCGCAATATCCAAGACTGGTGTATTTCCCGGCAAATTTGGTGGGGTCATCGTGTCCCTGCTTGGTATGATGGAAAAGGCAATATCTATGTAGGTCGAAGCGAATCGGAAATTAGAGAAAGGCATAATTTGAGTCACGATTATCCGCTACAGCAGGATGGTGATGTATTGGATACTTGGTTTTCCTCGGCGCTTTGGCCCTTCTCGACACTGGGATGGCCGAACAAAACTCCCGAGTTGGCTGAGCATTATCCGACAAGTGTGTTGGTGACCGGGTTCGATATCATATTTTTTTGGGTGGCAAGGATGATCATGATGGGCCTAAAGTTTATGGGTGATGTGCCTTTTCGTGAGGTATATATTCATGGTCTGGTTCGAGACGCGGAAGGCCAGAAAATGTCTAAGTCAAAGGGCAACGTGCTTGATCCTATAGACATCATTGACGGAATCGATATTGAAACGCTAGTAAAAAAACGTACCACTGGCTTGATGCAGCCTAGAGATGCGCCAAAAATAGAAATAGCCACACGGAAACAATTTCCCAATGGCATTCCATCCTACGGAACAGACGCTTTGCGATTTACGTTTGCTTCATTGGCTTCAACCGGACGAGATATAAGATTCGATTTACAACGAACGGAAGGCTACCGTAATTTCTGCAATAAGCTATGGAATGCGGCGCGTTATGTATTAATGAATACGGCAGGAGAAGAAAACGCAGCTAATAATGTCGATTGTAGATACAGCCAAGCCGACCGTTGGATATTATCGAGATTAAATCGCACAATCGGCGTAACAAGAGATGCAATCGATCAGTACCGGTTTGATTTGGCGGCGCAAGCAATTTATGAGTTTACTTGGAATGAATACTGCGACTGGTATCTGGAGCTGGCTAAAATAACATTGCAGGCTGAAGACGAATTGTTGCGTAGAGGAACTAGGCAAACGCTAGTGAGTGTATTCGAATGTTTACTTCGTCTGACTCACCCTATCATGCCTTTCATAACTGAGGAAATTTGGCAAAGGATAGCTCCGCTAGCAGGAATCAAAGCACCTACCATAATGTTACAACCCTACCCGGAAGCCGATAATTACTTGCTGGACAACGAGGCGGAAATCCACATTTCTTGGGTCATGGATTTTTTGTTGGCGGTACGTCGAATTCGCGGGGAGATGAATATCGCTCCAGGAAAGCCGCTCGATATACTATTGGAGAACGTCACTGAAAAAGATCACGAGCTGTTGCTAGCGAATTCAGATTATTTACTGAAATTAGGACGATTAGCTAACATCACGATTTTAGAATTAAATGAGAATGCGCCGGAAGCGGCAATTGCATTAATTGGTGAATTACGGGTATTGATACCAATTGCCGGATTGATCGATAAGTCTGCTGAATTGGCAAGGCTGGAAAAAGAAATTCAACGGATTGAAAAAGAGCTTCCCAGAATAGAAGGAAAATTAGCTAATACATCGTTCGTAGAAAAGGCACCTGTTGAGGTAATTGTTAAAGAGCGAGAAAAGCTCGCAACGTTGAAACTGTCTCATGCCGGCTTGTTAGAGCAAGTCATCAAAATTCGAAGTTTATAA
- the amoB gene encoding bacterial ammonia monooxygenase, subunit AmoB, producing the protein MKIIKDKVAKLSFVALLISLTAAMFYAPAASAHGEKSQAAFMRMRTIHWFDLNWSKEEVAVNETMTISGKFLVFAGWPETVDKPEVSFLNVGIPGPVFIRAGSWIGGQLVPRSVSLELGEVYEFKVLLKARRPGDWHVHSMMNVEGGGPIIGPGKWVTITGSMSQFVNPVTTLTGQTIDLEKYALDNVYFWHAVWFGIAFAWLLFWIKRPMFVPRHIAVSTGKADTLISSGDKKVGMLFGVGTMVIVAASMGATNEKYPVTTPLQAGLLRGMKTYQMPESTVSVKVDDATYRVPGRAMQMTLTVTNNGDSAVRLGEFNTAGVRFLDPAVHEDDTNYPDDLLAEEGLTVSDNSPLAPGETRTVEVTASDAAWEVYRLADLIYDPDSRFAGLLFFWDENGTRQMVTVDAPLIPTFI; encoded by the coding sequence ATGAAAATAATTAAAGACAAAGTTGCAAAACTGTCCTTTGTCGCCCTGCTGATCTCATTGACAGCAGCGATGTTCTACGCGCCAGCAGCTTCTGCTCACGGTGAAAAATCACAGGCTGCGTTCATGCGTATGCGTACTATCCACTGGTTTGACTTGAACTGGTCAAAAGAAGAAGTGGCTGTGAACGAAACCATGACTATTTCTGGTAAGTTCCTGGTTTTTGCAGGATGGCCGGAAACTGTTGATAAACCGGAAGTATCCTTCTTGAACGTAGGTATCCCAGGCCCTGTATTTATCCGTGCAGGTTCTTGGATTGGTGGTCAGTTGGTTCCTCGTTCAGTTTCATTGGAATTGGGCGAAGTTTATGAGTTCAAAGTACTGTTGAAAGCACGTCGTCCAGGTGACTGGCACGTTCACTCTATGATGAACGTTGAGGGCGGTGGTCCTATCATCGGGCCAGGAAAATGGGTAACCATTACCGGTTCAATGAGCCAATTCGTTAACCCAGTAACTACTTTGACCGGTCAAACCATTGATCTGGAAAAATACGCGCTGGATAACGTTTACTTCTGGCACGCAGTATGGTTTGGCATTGCGTTCGCTTGGTTGCTGTTCTGGATCAAACGCCCAATGTTCGTTCCACGTCACATTGCTGTAAGCACTGGCAAAGCAGACACTCTGATCAGCTCTGGCGATAAAAAAGTCGGTATGTTGTTCGGTGTTGGTACCATGGTTATCGTTGCTGCGTCAATGGGTGCTACCAACGAAAAGTATCCTGTGACCACTCCACTGCAAGCTGGTTTGTTGCGTGGCATGAAAACTTACCAAATGCCTGAGTCAACTGTTTCAGTTAAAGTTGACGACGCGACTTATCGCGTACCTGGTCGTGCAATGCAAATGACTTTAACCGTTACCAATAACGGTGATTCAGCAGTACGTTTGGGTGAGTTCAACACTGCAGGTGTTCGCTTCTTGGATCCTGCTGTTCACGAAGACGATACCAACTATCCAGATGACTTGTTGGCTGAAGAAGGTTTGACCGTTAGCGATAACAGTCCGCTTGCTCCAGGCGAAACCCGCACCGTTGAAGTTACTGCTTCTGACGCTGCTTGGGAAGTATATCGTCTGGCTGACTTGATCTACGACCCAGATAGCCGTTTCGCTGGTTTGTTGTTCTTCTGGGATGAAAACGGAACACGTCAAATGGTAACTGTTGACGCTCCGCTGATTCCAACTTTCATCTAA
- the amoA gene encoding bacterial ammonia monooxygenase, subunit AmoA yields MSASQSAVRSRAEAVQVSRAFDWMILFTLFTAVLGGYHIHYMLTGGDWDFWTDWKDRRLWVTVAPIVSITFPAAVQACLWWRYRLPVGATLSVVALMVGEWINRYFNFWGWTYFPVNICFPSNLLPGAIVLDVILMLGSSMTLTAVVGGLAYGLLFYPGNWPVIAPLHVPVEYNGMMMTLADLQGYHYVRTGTPEYIRMVEKGTLRTFGKDVAPVSAFFSGFVSIIIYFLWHFFGRWFSKTDFIADDAS; encoded by the coding sequence ATGAGCGCATCTCAATCAGCTGTACGTTCACGTGCGGAAGCGGTGCAAGTTTCCCGTGCGTTTGACTGGATGATTCTCTTTACACTGTTTACAGCAGTTTTGGGCGGTTATCACATTCACTACATGTTGACCGGTGGTGACTGGGATTTCTGGACCGACTGGAAAGATAGACGTCTATGGGTTACTGTAGCACCTATCGTTTCCATTACATTCCCTGCGGCTGTTCAAGCTTGCTTGTGGTGGAGATACCGTTTACCAGTTGGTGCAACCTTGTCTGTGGTTGCTCTGATGGTTGGTGAGTGGATTAACCGCTACTTCAATTTCTGGGGCTGGACATATTTCCCAGTAAACATCTGCTTCCCATCAAACTTGTTGCCAGGTGCAATCGTTCTGGACGTCATTCTGATGCTGGGCAGCAGCATGACTTTGACAGCGGTAGTTGGTGGTTTGGCTTACGGTCTGTTGTTCTATCCAGGTAACTGGCCGGTTATCGCTCCTCTGCACGTGCCTGTAGAGTACAACGGCATGATGATGACTTTGGCGGACTTGCAAGGTTATCACTATGTACGTACTGGTACTCCTGAGTACATCCGTATGGTAGAGAAAGGTACTTTAAGAACTTTCGGTAAAGACGTTGCGCCTGTATCAGCGTTCTTCTCTGGATTCGTTTCTATCATCATTTACTTCTTGTGGCACTTCTTCGGTCGTTGGTTTTCTAAAACCGACTTTATCGCCGACGACGCTTCTTAA